A stretch of the Flavobacterium aquiphilum genome encodes the following:
- a CDS encoding MepB family protein has translation MANLNSFHNDLKIAKELVYDVCNFTLSNPKLNSESEDYAACSFELNNKIVQYRASKITPTKTGQFVTIWKRSKNGITEPFDVSDEIDFFIISSRSGENFGQFIFPKNVLADKGILTQNGVSGKRGIRVYPPWDIPKSKQAEKTQNWQINYFVTIKTNAIDNLDLAKKLLNQSH, from the coding sequence ATGGCAAACCTAAACTCGTTTCATAACGATTTGAAAATAGCTAAGGAGCTTGTTTATGATGTATGCAATTTTACATTGAGCAATCCTAAATTAAATTCTGAAAGCGAAGATTATGCAGCGTGCTCATTTGAACTCAATAATAAAATTGTTCAATACCGTGCTTCCAAAATTACACCAACCAAAACAGGTCAATTTGTAACTATTTGGAAAAGAAGCAAGAATGGGATAACAGAACCATTTGATGTGTCTGATGAAATTGATTTTTTTATTATTTCGTCAAGAAGTGGTGAAAATTTTGGGCAATTTATTTTCCCAAAAAATGTGTTGGCCGATAAAGGAATTCTAACACAAAACGGCGTCTCAGGGAAAAGAGGTATTCGAGTTTATCCGCCCTGGGATATTCCAAAAAGCAAACAAGCCGAAAAAACACAAAATTGGCAAATCAACTATTTCGTGACAATTAAAACAAATGCGATTGACAATCTTGATTTAGCTAAGAAATTATTGAATCAAAGTCATTGA
- the pheT gene encoding phenylalanine--tRNA ligase subunit beta: MKISYNWLKQFIKIDWKSEETAALLTDLGLEVEVVEKYQSVKGGLEGIVVGHVLTCVPHPDADRLKVTTVDLGDGVPIQIVCGASNVDAGQKVPVATIGTVLYDKEGNSFTIKKGKIRGQESHGMICAEDELGLGESHEGIMVLDDSIPAGTLASTVFKIENDEVFEIGLTPNRADAMSHFGTARDLRAGLIQRGTNIELITPSVSNFRVDKKILKIDVDVKDAHLAPRYCGVTISGLTVKESPEWLKNRLKAIGINPKNNIVDVTNYVLHDLGQPLHAFDASKINGKVIVKTLPAGTKFTTLDEVERTLHEEDLMICDEKGPMCIAGVFGGVKSGVTDTTTSIFLESAYFNPVSIRKSAKRHQLNTDASFRFERGIDPSITEYALKRAALLIKEVGGGEITSDIIDIYPKKIEGFSVFLNFKNVARIIGQELPKDTIKQILASLEIKVNSVSEVGLGLTIPAYRVDVQREIDVIEEILRVYGYNNIVFSKKLNATVSNSPRNEDYKVQNIVASQLNSQGFHEMMANSLTTASYVQLSEMLKEEYNVTMLNPLSSDLATMRQSLLFSGLEAISYNINRKNSDLKLFEFGKSYHKFLSGYEEIKHLTLFQTGNRNQETWTNAQKPSDFFLFKGYVEAILSRLGISNSKSVPVKSDVFSEGIAFGLGNDTLVEFGVVKKSVLKHFGIKQEVLYADFNWANVLKVMSAKIKFTEIPKYPEVRRDLALMVDQNVTYDSIYSIARQTEKSLLKNINLFDVYEGQNLPEGKKSYALSFTIQDTNKTLEDAQIDKIMSKLIKNFETELGASLR; the protein is encoded by the coding sequence ATGAAAATATCTTACAACTGGTTAAAACAATTCATAAAAATAGACTGGAAATCAGAAGAAACGGCTGCATTATTGACTGATTTAGGTCTTGAAGTAGAAGTAGTAGAAAAATACCAATCGGTAAAAGGCGGATTAGAAGGTATTGTCGTAGGACACGTTCTTACCTGTGTGCCTCATCCCGATGCCGATAGATTGAAAGTTACAACTGTTGATTTAGGAGACGGTGTGCCTATTCAAATCGTTTGTGGTGCTAGTAATGTTGATGCTGGGCAAAAAGTACCCGTAGCAACGATTGGAACTGTTTTATATGATAAAGAAGGAAATTCTTTTACTATTAAAAAAGGAAAAATCAGAGGTCAGGAAAGTCATGGGATGATTTGTGCCGAAGATGAATTAGGTCTAGGCGAAAGTCATGAAGGAATAATGGTACTTGATGATTCAATTCCTGCAGGAACATTGGCTTCGACAGTTTTTAAAATAGAAAATGACGAAGTTTTTGAGATTGGTTTAACGCCAAACCGTGCCGATGCAATGAGTCATTTTGGAACCGCACGTGATTTAAGAGCAGGGCTTATTCAAAGAGGAACAAATATCGAATTAATTACTCCTTCGGTAAGTAATTTTAGAGTAGATAAAAAAATCTTGAAAATTGATGTTGATGTAAAAGATGCTCATCTTGCACCAAGATATTGTGGAGTAACTATTTCCGGACTTACTGTGAAAGAATCTCCGGAATGGTTGAAAAACAGATTGAAAGCCATCGGAATCAATCCAAAGAATAATATTGTAGATGTAACTAATTATGTATTACATGATTTAGGTCAGCCACTACACGCTTTTGACGCTTCAAAAATAAACGGAAAAGTTATTGTAAAAACACTTCCTGCAGGAACCAAGTTCACAACTTTGGACGAAGTGGAAAGAACGTTGCATGAAGAAGATTTGATGATTTGCGATGAAAAAGGCCCGATGTGTATTGCAGGTGTTTTTGGAGGAGTAAAATCTGGAGTGACAGATACAACGACTTCTATTTTCCTTGAAAGCGCTTATTTTAATCCGGTTAGTATTCGTAAATCGGCCAAAAGACATCAATTGAATACAGATGCTTCTTTTAGATTTGAAAGAGGAATCGATCCAAGTATTACTGAATATGCTTTGAAAAGAGCAGCTTTGTTGATTAAAGAAGTAGGTGGTGGAGAAATTACATCTGACATTATTGATATTTACCCAAAGAAAATTGAAGGCTTTAGTGTATTCTTGAATTTCAAAAATGTAGCCAGAATCATAGGCCAGGAATTGCCAAAAGATACTATTAAGCAAATTTTGGCTTCTTTGGAGATTAAAGTTAATAGTGTTTCTGAAGTTGGTTTAGGATTAACAATTCCTGCTTACCGCGTTGATGTACAAAGAGAAATTGATGTTATCGAAGAAATTTTAAGAGTATATGGATATAACAATATTGTATTCTCTAAAAAATTAAACGCTACAGTTTCCAATTCTCCAAGAAACGAAGATTATAAGGTACAAAATATTGTTGCTTCCCAATTGAATTCCCAAGGATTTCATGAAATGATGGCTAATTCATTGACTACCGCTTCTTATGTACAACTTTCAGAAATGTTGAAAGAGGAATACAACGTAACAATGTTAAACCCGTTAAGCAGTGATTTGGCCACAATGCGTCAGTCGTTGTTGTTTTCAGGTTTGGAAGCGATATCCTATAATATCAACCGTAAAAATTCGGATTTAAAATTATTTGAATTTGGAAAATCATACCATAAATTCCTTTCGGGTTACGAGGAAATCAAGCATTTAACTTTGTTCCAAACAGGAAACAGAAACCAAGAAACTTGGACCAATGCTCAAAAGCCTTCAGATTTCTTTTTATTCAAGGGATATGTAGAAGCTATTTTGTCAAGATTAGGAATTTCGAATTCAAAAAGTGTTCCTGTAAAATCGGATGTGTTTTCAGAAGGAATTGCTTTTGGATTAGGAAATGATACATTAGTTGAATTTGGTGTTGTAAAAAAATCAGTTTTAAAGCATTTTGGAATTAAACAAGAAGTTTTATATGCCGATTTTAATTGGGCAAATGTTTTGAAAGTGATGTCGGCTAAAATTAAATTCACAGAAATTCCAAAATATCCGGAAGTTCGTAGAGATTTAGCTTTGATGGTGGATCAAAATGTCACTTATGATTCCATTTATTCTATCGCCAGACAAACTGAAAAATCGTTGTTGAAAAACATTAATCTGTTTGATGTATATGAAGGACAAAATTTACCGGAGGGTAAAAAATCCTATGCTTTGAGTTTTACGATTCAGGATACCAATAAAACTCTTGAAGATGCTCAAATAGATAAAATTATGAGTAAACTAATTAAGAATTTTGAAACGGAGCTTGGAGCTAGTTTGAGATAA
- a CDS encoding FAD-dependent oxidoreductase, with protein MNKEKVKKVENAKGNWTICKECQGRGKKSRGLSDKARRNYQIALDEFKKTKGEGIAPIQPKGHLYTCLNCNGSGLLRSANAPMADKENYPHLAIIGGGIGGVALAVACLHRGIPFTLYERDSNFDARSQGYGLTLQQASKAIEGLGIFSLDEGIISTRHIVHTTEGKVIGEWGIRKWVQSDTKTFQKRTNVHIARQSLRRALLEQLGGNDRIQWGHQLLDFKECDGKGVELSFQVEGKKKSCKADLVVGADGIRSSVRRLLIGENSTPLRYLDCIVILGICPLSALEGHTNSLLDSATVFQTANGNERIYVMPYTADSVMWQLSFPMQEKEAKALSAQGPRALKEEACRRTQWHDPIPQILAATQEAQISGYPVYDRELLKPEMLEKGRQVTLIGDAAHPMSPFKGQGANQALLDALMLARGIAKGCRPLSQWRKAGVRESVLAGFEAEMLERSATKVKDSAEAAQFLHSEIVLHEGDEPRGRCLKKKCT; from the coding sequence TTGAATAAAGAGAAAGTGAAAAAAGTGGAAAATGCCAAAGGAAACTGGACTATTTGTAAGGAATGTCAGGGACGTGGTAAAAAAAGTCGGGGGCTGAGCGATAAAGCACGACGCAACTATCAAATCGCACTCGACGAATTTAAAAAGACGAAAGGCGAAGGAATAGCTCCAATTCAACCGAAAGGTCACTTGTACACCTGTTTAAATTGTAACGGTTCGGGGTTGCTCCGTTCTGCTAATGCTCCTATGGCGGATAAAGAAAACTACCCGCACCTTGCCATTATTGGTGGAGGTATTGGAGGTGTAGCTCTGGCTGTGGCTTGTTTGCACCGCGGAATTCCTTTTACACTATATGAACGCGATAGCAACTTTGATGCTCGATCTCAGGGTTACGGACTCACTTTGCAACAAGCTAGTAAAGCGATTGAGGGATTGGGTATTTTCTCGTTAGATGAAGGGATAATTTCAACAAGACATATAGTTCATACTACAGAAGGAAAAGTGATTGGTGAATGGGGAATCAGAAAATGGGTTCAGTCAGACACTAAAACTTTTCAGAAACGAACAAATGTGCATATCGCGCGGCAATCTTTGCGTCGTGCACTATTGGAACAACTCGGCGGAAATGATAGAATACAATGGGGGCACCAGTTACTAGATTTTAAGGAATGTGATGGTAAAGGTGTTGAGTTAAGTTTTCAAGTGGAAGGAAAGAAAAAGAGTTGCAAGGCAGATCTTGTGGTTGGAGCCGATGGTATTCGTAGTTCGGTGCGCAGGTTGTTGATTGGTGAGAATAGTACCCCTTTACGTTATCTGGATTGTATTGTGATATTGGGTATTTGTCCTTTGAGTGCCCTCGAAGGTCATACAAATTCTTTACTTGACTCTGCCACAGTATTTCAAACCGCCAATGGCAATGAGCGAATCTACGTGATGCCCTATACGGCAGACTCGGTGATGTGGCAACTTAGTTTTCCAATGCAAGAGAAGGAAGCAAAAGCTTTAAGTGCTCAAGGACCTCGGGCACTCAAAGAGGAGGCCTGTCGCAGAACGCAATGGCACGATCCTATTCCGCAGATTTTAGCAGCGACCCAGGAAGCTCAGATTTCGGGTTATCCCGTCTATGACAGAGAATTACTCAAGCCAGAAATGTTGGAGAAAGGAAGGCAAGTGACTCTGATTGGAGATGCGGCGCACCCCATGAGTCCATTCAAAGGACAGGGAGCAAATCAAGCGCTGCTGGATGCACTCATGCTGGCCCGGGGGATTGCAAAAGGATGTAGGCCTTTATCGCAATGGAGAAAAGCTGGAGTGAGGGAAAGCGTATTAGCTGGGTTTGAAGCAGAAATGTTAGAACGTAGTGCTACAAAAGTCAAAGATTCAGCAGAGGCTGCGCAATTTCTGCATTCCGAAATCGTGCTTCATGAGGGTGATGAGCCCAGAGGACGGTGTTTAAAGAAAAAATGTACTTGA
- a CDS encoding bestrophin family protein, with translation MISYNPKVWLVYIFRFHRSDSFRNLLPGLVFFSIYTAIIAYLEIDYFKLEDTSHVKNLYVIHGTLGFVISLLLAYRINSAYDRWWEGRKLWGALMNSSRNFAIKLSVMLKDEKDLAYFRKMIPSYASILNKHLKDEEISMMLFDNVDLMIDHHKHRPNQVAKMMFQKINDLYVSHKITGEQLIILNNEFQSFTDICGACERIKNTPIPYSYSTFIKKFIFVFVFTLPYAYSLTLGYYVIPVVSLIFYVLVSIELISEEIEEPFGYDDNDLPIRKIAENIKKYVEELI, from the coding sequence ATGATTTCATATAATCCAAAGGTTTGGTTAGTTTACATTTTTCGTTTTCACAGATCGGACTCCTTTAGAAATTTACTACCGGGATTAGTTTTTTTCTCAATATATACGGCTATAATTGCCTATTTAGAAATTGATTACTTCAAATTGGAGGATACTAGCCACGTCAAGAACCTTTATGTGATTCATGGTACTTTGGGGTTTGTAATCTCGTTATTATTGGCCTACAGAATCAATTCGGCTTATGATCGTTGGTGGGAAGGAAGAAAATTATGGGGTGCTTTGATGAACAGCAGCCGAAATTTTGCCATAAAACTTTCTGTTATGTTGAAGGACGAAAAGGATTTGGCTTATTTCAGGAAAATGATTCCAAGTTATGCTTCGATTTTGAACAAACATTTGAAAGATGAGGAAATCAGTATGATGCTCTTTGATAATGTGGATTTAATGATAGATCATCATAAACATAGACCAAATCAGGTTGCTAAAATGATGTTTCAAAAAATAAACGATTTGTATGTTTCCCATAAAATTACAGGTGAGCAATTAATTATTTTAAATAATGAATTTCAATCTTTCACTGATATATGTGGCGCTTGTGAGCGAATAAAAAACACTCCTATCCCCTATTCCTACAGTACTTTTATCAAAAAATTCATATTCGTTTTTGTTTTTACATTGCCCTATGCTTATAGTTTGACATTGGGATATTATGTAATTCCGGTGGTTTCTTTGATTTTTTACGTGTTGGTAAGTATCGAATTAATTTCCGAAGAAATTGAAGAGCCTTTTGGTTATGATGATAACGATTTGCCTATCAGAAAAATAGCTGAAAATATTAAAAAATATGTTGAAGAATTGATTTGA
- a CDS encoding tellurite resistance TerB C-terminal domain-containing protein, which translates to MTIIIIIFIIIVLVSAGKKKPEPTKVNYYDAAKNQRKKQISSIDRTSTINISVTKSSSKNDASIIDVGSQSYKIHSNYGLESKVPFWSHSYVYSYSEINYATPNQKKFYQYYKTQFLNGEFLDLEGNTNYAFILLFDLLNEFEQHKNIAKLESQIEILGDNYPKTKSYGINFLIKKMEQVGDNDGIARLREDHYNYQYNQVNYSTFEWRNKYKKKLNLTKEETNVLDKIWYSSNNFISIEYCSVEVIKLYLATINNLKQIYIDNSSSIEKEFEEIADVVVRKHFRFRKGSNNYKYAMQSSENEFYTSIFKFCENTVREHFGHKRKITIDPYASSSDAKEEFETKLIRKIAQIHISLIPSINLPDEETEIKLNIQNTTRWKTRFEEITSNFNKNSKEFMNQIVELGKLNKENPSVENIFFEASKFITKYDQETALLLYIYYLDYDLKSITFDNKQLTKTIQKSLFKENIQLENFERIVSEFINDKDLEKALKSIPEVYTIKRKKIQLDKSLIKEVQQQHSGTVELLNEYLKDENSENLEIKSDEQIEITINKSKTEDTVSIYAEEFAFKPIHTLTLEYFSKNNFSILQSEFEIFAKSKGAFRNQLIESINEICFDDLDDILIEEDEDYYTINNDYYQKILAK; encoded by the coding sequence ATGACAATAATAATTATAATCTTTATAATAATTGTTCTTGTTTCGGCAGGAAAAAAGAAACCAGAGCCTACAAAAGTAAATTATTATGATGCGGCAAAAAATCAGCGAAAAAAACAGATTTCTTCGATTGATAGAACAAGCACTATTAATATTTCTGTGACTAAATCTAGTTCAAAAAATGACGCTTCAATTATAGATGTCGGATCACAATCTTACAAGATTCACTCCAATTATGGATTAGAATCTAAAGTTCCTTTCTGGTCTCATAGTTATGTTTATTCTTATTCAGAAATTAATTATGCTACACCCAATCAAAAAAAGTTTTATCAATATTATAAAACTCAATTTTTGAATGGTGAATTTCTAGATTTAGAAGGGAATACTAATTATGCATTTATTTTGCTGTTCGATTTGTTAAACGAGTTTGAACAACATAAAAATATTGCTAAGTTAGAATCACAGATAGAAATTTTAGGTGATAATTATCCTAAAACTAAATCTTACGGAATAAATTTTCTAATAAAAAAAATGGAACAGGTCGGTGATAATGATGGTATTGCCAGATTGAGAGAAGATCATTATAATTATCAATATAACCAAGTTAATTACTCAACTTTTGAGTGGAGGAATAAATACAAGAAAAAATTAAATCTTACTAAAGAGGAGACAAATGTATTAGATAAAATATGGTATTCCAGTAATAACTTTATAAGTATTGAATATTGTTCTGTTGAAGTTATCAAACTTTATTTGGCGACAATTAATAATCTAAAACAGATATACATAGATAATAGTTCTTCAATTGAAAAAGAATTTGAAGAAATTGCAGATGTTGTAGTTAGGAAGCATTTTAGATTTAGAAAAGGGAGTAATAATTACAAATATGCTATGCAGTCTTCTGAGAATGAATTTTATACAAGTATCTTTAAATTTTGTGAGAATACAGTAAGAGAACACTTTGGACATAAAAGAAAAATTACAATTGATCCCTATGCGTCATCTTCAGATGCAAAGGAAGAATTTGAAACAAAGCTTATAAGGAAAATTGCTCAGATTCATATATCATTAATTCCAAGTATAAATTTACCTGATGAAGAGACGGAAATAAAACTTAATATTCAGAACACAACTCGGTGGAAAACTAGATTTGAAGAAATTACTTCTAATTTTAATAAAAATTCAAAAGAGTTTATGAACCAAATTGTTGAATTAGGGAAATTAAACAAAGAAAATCCTTCGGTTGAAAATATCTTTTTTGAAGCTTCTAAATTTATTACAAAGTATGATCAGGAAACTGCTTTATTACTTTATATATATTATCTGGATTATGATTTAAAGTCAATAACTTTTGATAACAAGCAATTAACCAAGACTATTCAAAAAAGTCTTTTTAAGGAAAATATTCAGCTTGAGAATTTTGAAAGAATAGTGAGTGAATTTATAAATGACAAGGATTTAGAAAAAGCCCTTAAATCAATACCAGAGGTATATACTATTAAACGTAAAAAAATCCAACTAGATAAATCTCTAATTAAGGAAGTTCAGCAACAGCATTCAGGAACTGTAGAATTATTAAATGAATATTTAAAAGATGAAAATTCAGAAAATTTAGAGATTAAATCAGATGAGCAAATCGAAATCACTATCAATAAAAGCAAAACAGAAGATACAGTATCAATATATGCTGAAGAGTTTGCTTTTAAACCAATTCATACTTTAACATTGGAGTATTTTTCAAAAAATAATTTTTCAATACTTCAAAGTGAGTTTGAAATTTTTGCGAAATCTAAAGGAGCTTTTAGAAACCAATTAATAGAAAGTATTAATGAAATATGTTTTGATGATCTTGATGATATTTTAATTGAAGAAGACGAAGATTATTACACTATAAACAATGATTATTACCAAAAAATTTTAGCAAAATGA
- a CDS encoding DEAD/DEAH box helicase, with protein sequence MSSYNLLSDPIKKYVRDKRWEELRPIQDAAIQRIITTDDNYILASRTASGKTEAAFLPILSKVNFNEIGIQVLYISPLIALINDQFYRIEELCKYLEVPVTKWHGEANRTLKEKIIKDPSGIMLITPESLEAMFVNKPHHISHLFSNLKYVVIDEIHSFIGSGRGAQLKSILSRLQDLNSKKFNIVGLSATIGEYEEAKKFTGDVLQTKVLLDKTPKEIDTEFRYFENGGVELPLELLKDLYLETRNNKVLIFPNSRGRAEEVAVKLKKISEKVKGHANYFSHHSSVDKEVREYVEYFAKSNNRQNFCISCTSTLELGIDIGSVDEVVQIDATNSIASLIQRVGRSGRQNGAKSNLFLYATDKWSLLQSLACWQLYKDKFIEPSEPMDFVYDILLHQALSITKEFSGIKLVNLIRRLNLNFAFHDIEISDIEEILNHLIAIDFLEKLGDEVIIGVEGEKIVNNRDFYSAFTVEDNFKVVSAGNKIGEIPFTPQVKEDENILLAAKIWKIKFVDFKAKKIEVIPANDGRKPKFSGEGGIVHPEIRKKMLEIIYQEETFNELDQSSSDELEKMRREFSVFDLQNIESERLLMVSEKKILFYTFAGTKINRTLKLLFDVIEIKNILDDKASMFYIMISKEEFLSKLNLIVSNVKIIDEIITNELEKNSDSLTVSKWGAYLPIKFQIRLMKQKFYDTEETQEFLLSINRIVENL encoded by the coding sequence ATGTCATCTTACAATTTACTTTCAGATCCTATAAAAAAATATGTCAGGGATAAGAGATGGGAAGAATTGAGACCTATTCAGGATGCAGCAATTCAAAGAATCATTACTACTGATGACAACTATATTTTGGCTTCAAGAACAGCTTCAGGTAAAACTGAAGCTGCTTTTCTTCCTATACTTTCAAAAGTCAATTTTAATGAAATTGGCATTCAGGTATTATATATATCACCATTAATCGCACTTATTAATGATCAGTTTTACAGAATAGAAGAACTTTGTAAATACCTTGAAGTTCCAGTTACAAAGTGGCATGGAGAAGCCAATAGGACACTTAAAGAAAAAATAATAAAAGATCCTAGTGGCATAATGCTCATAACACCAGAGTCATTAGAAGCAATGTTTGTTAATAAACCACATCATATAAGTCATTTGTTTTCTAATCTAAAGTATGTTGTAATTGATGAAATACATTCCTTTATTGGATCAGGAAGAGGAGCTCAATTAAAATCTATTTTGTCAAGATTACAGGATTTGAATTCAAAGAAATTTAATATTGTAGGATTATCAGCAACCATAGGAGAATATGAAGAAGCAAAGAAATTTACTGGCGATGTGTTGCAGACAAAAGTACTGTTAGATAAAACACCCAAAGAAATAGATACAGAGTTTAGATATTTTGAAAATGGAGGTGTTGAACTGCCTCTTGAACTTTTAAAAGATTTATACTTAGAAACTAGAAATAATAAAGTTCTAATTTTTCCAAATAGTAGGGGGCGTGCAGAAGAAGTGGCAGTTAAACTTAAAAAAATTTCTGAAAAGGTAAAAGGACATGCAAACTATTTTTCACATCATTCTTCTGTTGATAAGGAAGTAAGGGAGTATGTGGAATACTTTGCAAAGAGTAATAATAGACAAAACTTTTGTATATCTTGTACTTCTACATTGGAGCTGGGAATTGATATTGGTTCAGTTGATGAGGTTGTTCAAATAGATGCGACAAATAGTATTGCTTCTTTGATACAGCGTGTTGGAAGAAGTGGTAGACAAAATGGCGCAAAAAGCAATCTTTTTTTATATGCTACCGATAAATGGAGTTTATTGCAATCTTTGGCCTGTTGGCAATTATATAAAGACAAATTTATAGAACCTTCAGAGCCTATGGATTTTGTTTATGATATCTTGCTGCATCAGGCGCTATCTATAACTAAAGAATTTTCAGGCATTAAGCTTGTAAATTTAATCAGACGTTTAAATCTTAATTTTGCATTCCATGATATTGAAATTTCAGATATTGAAGAAATTCTAAATCATTTGATCGCAATAGACTTTTTGGAGAAATTAGGAGATGAGGTTATTATAGGAGTCGAAGGTGAGAAAATTGTAAATAATAGAGATTTTTATAGCGCCTTTACTGTTGAAGACAATTTTAAAGTTGTTAGTGCAGGTAATAAAATAGGTGAAATACCATTTACTCCACAAGTTAAAGAAGATGAGAATATTTTGTTAGCAGCTAAAATATGGAAAATTAAGTTCGTAGATTTTAAAGCAAAAAAAATAGAGGTAATTCCAGCTAATGATGGTAGAAAACCTAAATTTTCAGGAGAAGGAGGTATTGTACATCCAGAAATCAGAAAAAAAATGCTTGAAATAATCTATCAAGAAGAAACTTTTAATGAACTAGATCAAAGCTCATCCGACGAACTAGAGAAGATGAGAAGAGAATTTTCTGTTTTTGATTTGCAAAATATTGAATCAGAAAGATTGCTGATGGTTTCTGAGAAAAAAATCTTGTTCTATACTTTTGCAGGCACTAAAATAAATAGGACACTAAAACTACTTTTTGATGTAATAGAAATTAAAAATATTTTAGATGATAAAGCTAGTATGTTTTATATAATGATCTCAAAAGAAGAGTTTTTGTCTAAACTAAATCTTATAGTTTCAAACGTTAAAATTATTGATGAAATTATCACTAATGAATTAGAAAAAAATTCAGACTCATTAACTGTATCTAAATGGGGTGCTTATCTGCCTATAAAATTTCAGATTAGATTGATGAAGCAAAAATTTTATGATACAGAAGAAACTCAAGAATTCTTACTTAGTATTAATAGAATTGTAGAAAATTTATAA
- a CDS encoding ATP-binding protein — MIDNIKPKEATSIINSLLGGVVPKIGVQHITVGRSEEVAAFVTALEDVKNGHSMAKFWIGDFGSGKSFMLHLLNTVALKQKFVVANADFTPDNRLYSNDGKGVMLYSAIMDNVAIQTKPEGGALPTLLEKWIEQIISKTAEENNILLTSIREEQYFSLIQKNLMKTISEITEVGSFDFGTVIMKYYEGYIKDDEQLRRNALKWLKGEYRTKTEAKQELGVRDIINDLNYYDMLKNFCKLFVNMGYSGFMINLDEAINLYKISTSVMREKNYEKILSIYNDCFQGKVANLFFNFAGTREFLENERRGLFSYQALKSRLETNKYETLEVRDFAQPVIRLMPLNHNEIFVLLKKLKLIFDFNYKAEIDISDNDIEQFMEEIFNKPGASEFLTPREVIRDFLNILNIIRQNPKVDKNILFGEIEISDERPDELSLIDSIEEL; from the coding sequence ATGATAGATAATATAAAACCAAAAGAAGCGACTTCAATTATAAATTCATTATTAGGAGGTGTCGTCCCTAAAATAGGCGTGCAACACATTACGGTAGGTAGATCTGAAGAAGTAGCTGCTTTTGTAACAGCATTAGAGGATGTGAAGAACGGACATAGTATGGCAAAATTCTGGATTGGAGATTTTGGTTCTGGAAAATCTTTTATGCTTCATCTTCTTAATACAGTTGCTTTGAAACAAAAATTTGTAGTTGCAAATGCTGATTTTACGCCTGATAATCGATTATATTCTAATGATGGAAAGGGAGTAATGTTATATTCTGCAATAATGGATAATGTTGCAATTCAAACAAAACCAGAAGGAGGAGCATTACCAACGTTATTGGAAAAATGGATAGAACAGATAATTAGTAAAACGGCAGAAGAAAACAATATTTTATTGACATCGATTCGAGAAGAACAATATTTTAGTTTAATTCAAAAGAATTTAATGAAAACTATCAGTGAAATTACTGAAGTTGGAAGTTTCGATTTTGGAACAGTAATAATGAAATATTATGAAGGCTATATAAAAGATGACGAACAGCTGAGAAGAAATGCCTTAAAATGGCTTAAAGGAGAATACCGAACCAAAACAGAGGCTAAGCAAGAGTTAGGCGTAAGAGATATTATTAATGATCTTAATTATTACGATATGCTTAAGAATTTCTGTAAGTTGTTCGTTAATATGGGCTACAGCGGATTTATGATCAATTTAGATGAAGCAATAAATTTATATAAAATTTCAACTTCTGTAATGAGAGAGAAAAACTATGAAAAAATTCTGTCTATTTATAATGATTGTTTTCAAGGAAAAGTAGCTAATCTATTTTTTAATTTTGCTGGTACAAGAGAATTTTTAGAAAATGAAAGAAGAGGATTATTCAGTTATCAGGCATTAAAATCTCGTTTAGAAACCAATAAATATGAAACTCTAGAAGTCAGAGATTTTGCTCAGCCAGTAATTCGTTTAATGCCTTTAAATCATAATGAAATTTTTGTATTACTAAAAAAACTTAAATTAATTTTTGATTTTAATTATAAAGCAGAAATTGATATTTCAGATAATGATATCGAACAATTTATGGAAGAAATTTTTAATAAGCCAGGTGCTTCCGAATTTCTAACACCTAGAGAAGTTATCCGAGATTTTCTAAATATTCTAAACATTATCAGACAAAATCCGAAGGTTGATAAAAATATATTATTTGGAGAAATCGAAATTTCTGATGAGCGACCAGATGAGTTATCTCTAATTGATAGTATAGAAGAATTATAA